A region from the Fundidesulfovibrio putealis DSM 16056 genome encodes:
- a CDS encoding c-type heme family protein, giving the protein MSIFKPRNLQTKFILGLACMMAFVGVFFVSLLQRYLRETLEQEARGKAQVILRGVESLHAYVQDNLRPAITGNLLEDKGLLEAMSCTALARAAMAPSGQEGNEEFRFRRVAIDARSPDLEAVGLERAFIERFQREPSREWGEAIIKENGKEYLVMAQPVRYQGFCLRCHSDPALAPKELVETFGPERGFGRKEGELAGAHVVRLPMEATVMRVQGATLWFVLMFSVGALFLFGAIYAFFNRLVVHNLRRALSLMGRHFPEAASEAASASKPHPMDHSRDEIELMLSSMEQFAESLRQARVQLQSYASNLEGMVASRTADLSREADARRADVGLFVSLLDGLSHTRDRREILDRCLGLVGRRFGAERVTYRSSMALGAAHCWPDPSVCAPVPKGWEALSVRGEPVFSGSCASIPVTTSGASQGMLTLCWPPDNLPDPLPVDVLMAVGQQLGVVVENMDALDNLLRQKDLLHAVFEGIGDPVALLDGQGRVVLANESSRGLAGPSNIEARADAGARRLAESLGIESGRPLDAGVLAGPSVREVVLPGDRTFLASLYPLPEYSGQSGRLVAYAREVTGERRMRDLAQQNEKLLAVGRLAAGLAHEINNPLGVILFYGELLKASAGVEESREDVEVILRHTRQAQKVLRDLLDFVRPKKGSTGPCDLAAEVRRTSGVFQAQAAAEGVALEVDAPEGLPPVNADPTALEQILSNLLLNALDAVSPGGGRIRVSTGVEGERAYLRVQDNGPGIAPDNLGRIFDPFFTTKEVGKGTGLGLAVVFGLANDMGGGVEAVSENGARFTVWLPLAREEDGRAAA; this is encoded by the coding sequence ATGAGCATCTTCAAGCCGAGAAACCTTCAGACCAAGTTCATCCTGGGGCTGGCCTGCATGATGGCCTTTGTCGGGGTGTTCTTCGTGTCCCTGTTGCAGCGCTATCTGCGCGAAACCCTGGAGCAGGAGGCGCGCGGCAAGGCCCAGGTCATCCTGCGCGGGGTGGAGTCGCTCCACGCCTACGTGCAGGACAACCTGCGCCCGGCCATCACCGGCAACCTCCTCGAAGACAAGGGCCTCCTGGAAGCCATGTCCTGCACGGCCCTGGCGCGCGCCGCCATGGCCCCCTCCGGCCAGGAGGGCAACGAGGAGTTCCGCTTCCGGCGCGTGGCCATCGACGCCCGCAGCCCGGACCTGGAGGCCGTGGGCCTGGAGCGCGCCTTCATCGAGCGTTTCCAGCGCGAACCCTCGCGCGAGTGGGGCGAGGCCATCATCAAGGAGAACGGCAAAGAGTATCTGGTGATGGCGCAGCCCGTGCGCTACCAGGGCTTCTGCCTGCGCTGCCACAGCGACCCGGCCCTGGCCCCCAAGGAACTCGTGGAGACGTTCGGTCCGGAGCGCGGCTTCGGGCGCAAGGAGGGCGAGCTGGCCGGGGCGCACGTGGTGCGTCTGCCCATGGAGGCCACGGTGATGCGCGTGCAGGGCGCGACCCTGTGGTTCGTGCTGATGTTCAGCGTGGGCGCGCTGTTTCTGTTCGGAGCCATCTACGCCTTCTTCAACCGGCTGGTGGTGCACAACCTGCGCCGGGCGTTGTCGCTCATGGGGCGGCACTTCCCCGAGGCCGCAAGCGAGGCGGCCAGCGCGTCCAAGCCCCATCCCATGGACCACTCGCGAGACGAGATCGAGCTGATGCTCTCCTCCATGGAGCAGTTCGCCGAGAGCCTGCGCCAGGCCAGGGTGCAGCTCCAGTCCTACGCCTCCAACCTGGAGGGCATGGTGGCCTCGCGCACGGCGGACTTAAGCCGCGAGGCCGACGCGCGCAGGGCCGACGTGGGCCTGTTCGTGAGCCTTTTGGACGGCCTGAGCCACACCCGCGACCGCCGCGAGATCCTGGACCGCTGCCTGGGGCTGGTGGGCAGGCGCTTCGGGGCCGAGCGCGTCACCTACCGCAGCTCCATGGCGCTGGGAGCGGCGCACTGCTGGCCGGACCCGTCCGTATGCGCGCCCGTGCCCAAGGGCTGGGAAGCCCTGTCGGTGCGCGGCGAGCCCGTGTTCTCCGGCAGCTGCGCCTCCATCCCGGTGACCACCTCCGGCGCGTCCCAGGGCATGCTGACCCTGTGCTGGCCTCCCGACAACCTGCCCGATCCCCTGCCCGTGGACGTGCTCATGGCCGTGGGGCAGCAGCTGGGCGTGGTGGTGGAGAACATGGACGCCCTGGACAACCTTCTGCGCCAGAAGGACCTTTTGCACGCCGTGTTCGAGGGCATCGGCGACCCGGTGGCCCTGCTGGACGGGCAGGGGCGGGTGGTGCTGGCCAACGAATCGTCGCGCGGGCTGGCCGGGCCTTCGAACATCGAGGCCAGGGCCGACGCAGGCGCGAGGCGGCTGGCCGAGTCTTTGGGCATCGAGTCCGGACGGCCACTGGATGCGGGCGTGCTGGCCGGACCGTCCGTGCGCGAGGTGGTGCTTCCGGGCGACCGCACCTTTCTGGCGTCGCTCTATCCCCTGCCGGAATACAGCGGGCAGAGCGGGCGGCTGGTGGCCTACGCCCGCGAGGTGACCGGCGAGCGGCGCATGCGCGACCTGGCCCAGCAGAACGAGAAGCTCCTGGCCGTTGGCCGTCTGGCCGCCGGTCTGGCCCACGAGATCAACAACCCGCTGGGAGTGATCCTCTTTTACGGGGAGCTCCTGAAGGCCAGCGCCGGGGTGGAGGAGAGCCGCGAGGACGTCGAGGTGATCCTGCGCCACACCCGCCAGGCCCAGAAGGTGCTGCGCGACCTGCTGGACTTCGTGCGCCCCAAGAAGGGTTCCACCGGACCCTGCGACCTGGCCGCCGAGGTCCGGCGCACCTCCGGGGTGTTTCAGGCCCAGGCCGCCGCCGAAGGGGTTGCCCTGGAAGTGGACGCGCCGGAGGGCTTGCCGCCGGTCAACGCCGACCCCACGGCCCTGGAGCAGATACTCTCCAACCTGCTGCTGAACGCCCTGGACGCGGTCAGCCCCGGCGGCGGGCGCATCCGGGTGAGCACCGGCGTGGAGGGCGAGCGGGCCTACCTGCGCGTGCAGGACAACGGGCCGGGCATCGCGCCCGACAATCTGGGGCGCATCTTCGATCCCTTCTTTACTACCAAGGAAGTGGGAAAAGGCACGGGCCTCGGGTTGGCCGTGGTCTTCGGGCTGGCCAACGACATGGGCGGCGGCGTGGAAGCCGTGAGCGAGAACGGAGCGCGTTTCACGGTGTGGTTGCCGCTGGCGCGGGAGGAGGACGGGCGTGCAGCGGCCTGA
- a CDS encoding esterase-like activity of phytase family protein — protein MRLRLVLSLLLAAWSIAACLPACAQSPEIRSPEVVFPPSMMIAPPARLAAQFPKGFMPGLGFGLNSAQVQADGTVVLHTLTGRGPTLAGPSVAQKDGRAASTIFILPAFNPTLVTMKILGDKAEVLGMLPLKDEEGKLLRGLPPASRGPANPAEVPLDLELKRLEHDPSGIDPQGVAYDFKRSVYWIADGYRPALVRVSPRDGRVMSMYSAADGLEEILETRRAGWGFSGVSVSITGKVYTIMHGVLSLQGKPAIFSRIVELDPDTERVRQIPYPIDDEIFADPASVATGEIVAFADKRALVLEQGIDKEGRPRSLVYSADLTQAHNIHKVRNEEGNTLEAVTDKAQLRKMGQKMARKTLVLDLHQAGFRGVRAESMTLLSDGRTLVFMSGHGFGLEGQIAGASAGPDGKPVLDAAQYELGEGGKLAFAGKPSNAVIGIRPTQEVPRLWVAVLPKKVAEY, from the coding sequence ATGCGTTTGCGTCTTGTATTGTCCCTTCTTCTGGCCGCATGGAGTATCGCGGCCTGTCTTCCGGCCTGCGCCCAGAGCCCGGAAATTCGCTCGCCGGAGGTGGTCTTCCCGCCCTCCATGATGATCGCGCCGCCAGCCAGGCTCGCCGCCCAGTTCCCCAAGGGCTTCATGCCGGGCCTGGGATTCGGCCTGAACAGCGCCCAGGTGCAGGCCGACGGCACCGTGGTGCTGCACACGCTCACCGGACGCGGGCCTACCCTGGCAGGTCCGTCGGTTGCGCAAAAAGACGGGCGCGCCGCCTCGACCATCTTCATCCTGCCCGCGTTCAACCCCACCCTGGTGACCATGAAGATCCTCGGAGACAAGGCCGAGGTGTTGGGCATGCTGCCGCTCAAGGACGAAGAGGGCAAACTGCTGCGCGGCCTGCCGCCCGCATCGCGCGGACCCGCAAATCCGGCTGAGGTCCCGCTGGACCTGGAGCTCAAGCGCCTGGAGCACGACCCCTCCGGCATCGACCCTCAGGGCGTGGCCTACGATTTCAAGCGCAGCGTCTACTGGATTGCGGACGGCTACCGTCCCGCGCTGGTGCGCGTCTCTCCGCGCGACGGGCGGGTGATGTCCATGTATTCCGCCGCCGACGGGCTGGAGGAAATCCTGGAGACGCGTCGCGCGGGCTGGGGCTTTTCCGGCGTCAGCGTGAGCATAACGGGCAAGGTGTACACCATCATGCACGGGGTCTTGTCCTTGCAGGGCAAGCCCGCCATCTTCAGCCGCATTGTGGAATTGGACCCGGACACCGAGCGGGTCCGCCAGATTCCCTATCCCATCGACGACGAGATCTTCGCGGACCCTGCCAGCGTGGCCACGGGCGAGATCGTGGCCTTTGCCGACAAGCGCGCGCTGGTGCTGGAGCAGGGCATCGACAAGGAAGGCCGCCCGCGCAGCCTGGTCTACTCGGCGGACCTGACCCAGGCCCACAACATCCACAAGGTGCGCAACGAAGAGGGCAACACCCTGGAAGCCGTCACCGACAAGGCCCAGCTTCGCAAGATGGGGCAGAAAATGGCCCGCAAGACCCTGGTGCTGGATCTCCATCAGGCCGGGTTCAGGGGCGTGCGGGCCGAGAGCATGACGCTCCTCTCCGACGGGCGCACCCTGGTGTTCATGAGCGGGCACGGCTTCGGCCTGGAAGGGCAGATCGCCGGGGCCTCCGCCGGACCGGACGGCAAGCCCGTCCTGGACGCGGCGCAGTACGAACTGGGCGAGGGCGGCAAGCTCGCCTTCGCGGGCAAGCCTTCCAACGCAGTCATCGGCATCCGGCCCACGCAGGAGGTTCCCCGGCTGTGGGTGGCCGTGCTGCCCAAGAAAGTTGCAGAGTATTAG
- a CDS encoding esterase-like activity of phytase family protein: MRLASLLLALLLTCTAASAQDSPQAQVRKFDVSVSPRDYVAAPASLKKLFPKGFPTGVGSGLAFAGKEKDGSLLFLSVTDRGPNADSPKFAASPGDKGLTTKMFPAPGFHPAVATIKVKGNAASVVKMTPIRGLDGKAVTGLPPAKGEHGSTGETPLDVNLKVLGHDQQGIDPEGIAIDSRRGTLWLSDEYGPFLMELDRKTGQIVRKLAPGAGLPSILAKRQPNRGAEGVAVTPSGKVVAAVQSILDTDGKVKDSKAAFTRLVEYDPDTDKTRMLAYPIDETAYKRTADAKIGDVTAVSDTQFLIVEQGEGRDGKMRNLVYLVDISKASALPDLPLETTGLGGMVPARKWLVADLVALGWTAEKAEGMALVDARTIALASDNDFGLATVLDKPAQDKNGKTVTKPDDYTVGRDGKLALDGKPVETTMSLKPSGEKTAMWLLTLPKPVTEYMPK, translated from the coding sequence ATGCGTCTCGCCTCTCTCCTGCTGGCCCTGTTGCTGACCTGCACCGCCGCGTCCGCCCAGGACTCACCGCAGGCCCAGGTCCGCAAGTTCGATGTCTCCGTCTCGCCCCGCGACTACGTGGCCGCGCCAGCCAGCCTGAAAAAACTCTTCCCCAAGGGGTTCCCCACCGGCGTCGGCTCGGGGCTGGCCTTCGCGGGCAAGGAGAAGGACGGCTCGCTGCTGTTCCTGTCCGTCACCGACCGGGGACCCAACGCCGATTCCCCCAAGTTCGCAGCTTCCCCCGGTGACAAGGGCCTGACCACCAAGATGTTCCCCGCGCCCGGATTCCATCCCGCCGTGGCCACCATCAAGGTCAAGGGCAACGCCGCCAGCGTGGTCAAAATGACGCCCATTCGCGGCCTGGACGGCAAGGCCGTCACCGGCCTGCCGCCCGCCAAGGGCGAACACGGCTCCACCGGCGAGACTCCTCTGGATGTGAACCTCAAGGTGCTGGGACACGATCAGCAGGGCATCGACCCCGAAGGCATCGCCATCGATTCCAGGCGGGGGACCCTGTGGCTGAGCGACGAGTACGGTCCCTTCCTCATGGAACTGGACCGCAAGACCGGCCAGATCGTGCGCAAGCTGGCTCCCGGCGCAGGCCTGCCCTCCATCCTGGCCAAGCGCCAGCCCAACCGGGGCGCTGAAGGCGTGGCTGTGACCCCGTCGGGCAAGGTGGTGGCCGCCGTGCAGTCCATCCTGGACACCGACGGCAAGGTGAAGGACTCCAAGGCCGCGTTCACCCGCCTGGTTGAATACGACCCGGACACCGACAAGACCCGCATGCTGGCCTATCCCATCGACGAGACCGCCTACAAGCGCACGGCGGACGCCAAGATCGGCGATGTGACCGCCGTGTCCGACACCCAGTTCCTGATCGTGGAGCAGGGCGAGGGCAGGGACGGAAAAATGCGCAACCTGGTGTATCTGGTGGACATTTCCAAAGCCTCGGCCTTGCCCGACCTGCCTCTGGAAACCACGGGACTTGGCGGCATGGTCCCGGCCCGCAAGTGGCTGGTGGCTGATCTGGTGGCCTTGGGCTGGACGGCTGAGAAGGCCGAGGGCATGGCCCTTGTGGACGCGCGCACCATCGCCCTGGCCTCGGACAACGATTTCGGGCTGGCCACAGTGCTGGACAAGCCTGCCCAGGACAAGAACGGCAAGACCGTCACCAAGCCCGACGACTACACAGTTGGCCGGGACGGAAAGCTCGCGCTGGACGGCAAGCCGGTGGAGACGACCATGAGCCTGAAGCCCAGCGGCGAGAAGACCGCCATGTGGCTGCTCACCCTGCCCAAGCCGGTGACCGAGTACATGCCCAAGTAA
- a CDS encoding sigma-54-dependent transcriptional regulator, with the protein MQRPETILVVDDQPDFAKGLARLIGSRHPSLEVVLAHDGAQALAILEQRGPGLMFTDLRMPGISGQELLERALALDPMLTVVMLTAHGDVGSAVAALKAGAYDFLTKPVEPEDLFLALEKALERARLLSENRRLRESVAEAETWRELIGESPGIVRLKQTVGAVAGSDYTVLIQGESGTGKEVVARAIHKLSGRSDSPMISVNCPAIPEQLLESELFGHVKGAFTGAERANQGLFLAAQGGTILLDEIGDIPMNVQTKLLRVLQEREVRAVGGSDTVAVDVRIIASTNQHLEEKIKDRTFREDLFYRLNVLTIQTPPLRERREDVPLLAMHFLRRTCNEMKLPEKGLTPDALGYLAGRDWPGNVRELLNFVRRLVVFSPGEVIDAQAARMVDGGGRLVEASACPLGSYQDAKNHALEAFTRAYVDQLLGRTKGNISEAARVSGLERASLQKILKRLGIEAQGFKA; encoded by the coding sequence GTGCAGCGGCCTGAGACGATTCTTGTGGTGGACGACCAGCCGGACTTCGCCAAGGGGCTGGCCCGGCTCATCGGGTCGCGGCATCCTTCGCTGGAAGTGGTGCTGGCCCACGACGGGGCGCAGGCCCTGGCGATATTGGAGCAGCGCGGTCCCGGACTGATGTTCACGGACCTTCGCATGCCCGGCATCTCCGGGCAGGAGCTCCTGGAGCGGGCCTTGGCGCTCGATCCCATGCTCACGGTGGTCATGCTCACGGCGCACGGCGATGTAGGCTCCGCCGTGGCCGCGCTCAAGGCCGGGGCCTATGATTTCCTCACCAAGCCCGTCGAGCCGGAAGACCTGTTCCTGGCCCTGGAAAAGGCTCTGGAGCGCGCGCGCCTGCTCTCCGAGAACCGCCGCCTGCGCGAGTCCGTGGCCGAGGCCGAGACCTGGCGCGAGCTGATCGGCGAATCGCCCGGCATCGTGCGCCTGAAGCAGACCGTGGGGGCCGTGGCTGGATCGGACTACACGGTGCTCATCCAGGGCGAATCCGGAACCGGCAAGGAGGTGGTGGCCCGGGCCATCCACAAGCTCAGCGGCAGAAGCGACAGCCCGATGATTTCCGTGAACTGTCCGGCCATCCCGGAGCAGCTGCTGGAGTCGGAACTTTTCGGCCACGTGAAGGGGGCCTTCACCGGGGCCGAGCGCGCCAACCAGGGCCTGTTCCTGGCCGCCCAGGGCGGCACCATCCTGCTCGACGAGATCGGCGACATCCCCATGAACGTGCAGACCAAGCTTTTGCGCGTGCTCCAGGAGCGTGAGGTGCGCGCTGTGGGCGGCAGCGACACCGTGGCCGTGGACGTGCGCATCATCGCCTCCACCAACCAGCACCTGGAAGAGAAGATCAAGGACCGCACCTTCCGCGAGGACCTCTTCTACCGCCTGAACGTGCTGACCATCCAGACCCCGCCCCTGCGCGAGAGGCGAGAAGACGTGCCGCTTCTGGCCATGCACTTCCTGCGGCGCACCTGCAACGAGATGAAGCTGCCGGAGAAGGGCCTGACCCCGGACGCGCTGGGTTATCTGGCCGGGCGCGACTGGCCGGGCAACGTGCGCGAGCTTTTGAACTTCGTCAGGCGGCTGGTGGTGTTCTCGCCCGGCGAGGTGATCGACGCCCAGGCCGCGCGCATGGTGGACGGCGGCGGCAGGCTGGTGGAGGCCTCGGCCTGCCCGCTGGGCAGCTACCAGGACGCCAAGAACCACGCCCTGGAGGCCTTCACCAGGGCCTACGTGGACCAGCTCCTGGGGCGCACCAAGGGCAACATCTCCGAGGCCGCGCGCGTCAGCGGCCTGGAGCGAGCCAGTTTACAGAAGATTCTCAAGCGGCTAGGTATAGAGGCTCAGGGTTTCAAGGCCTAG